Proteins from a genomic interval of Neovison vison isolate M4711 chromosome 4, ASM_NN_V1, whole genome shotgun sequence:
- the MAL2 gene encoding protein MAL2 isoform X1: MSAGGAPVPPPPNPAVSFPAPRITLPAGPDILRTYSGAFVCLEILFGGLVWILVASSNVPLPLLQGWVMFVSVTAFLFSLLFLGLFLSGMVTQIDANWNFLDFAYHFTVFVFYFGAFLLEAAATSLHDLRCNMTVTVQPLLSDNQYNINVAATIFAFVTTACYGCSLGLALRRWRP, from the exons ATGTCGGCCGGCGGAGCGCCAGTCCCGCCGCCCCCGAACCCCGCCGTGTCCTTCCCGGCGCCCCGGATCACTCTGCCCGCCGGTCCGGACATCCTGCGGACCTACTCGGGTGCCTTCGTCTGCCTGGAGATT CTGTTCGGGGGCCTCGTCTGGATCTTGGTTGCCTCCTCCAACGTTCCTCTACCTCTGCTGCAAGGATGGGTCATGTTCGTGTCCGTGAcggcttttctcttttccctcctcttcctgggCCTGTTCCTGTCTGGCATGGTGACTCAGATCGATGCCAACTGGAACTTCCTG GATTTTGCATACCATTTTACAGTGTTCGTCTTCTACTTTGGAGCCTTCCTCCTGGAAGCCGCAGCCACATCCCTGCATGACCTGCGCTGCAACATGACGGTGACCGTGCAGCCGCTCTTGAGCGATAACCAGTATAACATAAACGTAGCAGCCACA atttttgcCTTTGTGACAACAGCTTGTTATGGTTGCAGTTTGGGTCTGGCTTTACGAAGATGGCGACCGTAA
- the MAL2 gene encoding protein MAL2 isoform X2 has product MASSQGNLSGRPATSIYLSRENLFGGLVWILVASSNVPLPLLQGWVMFVSVTAFLFSLLFLGLFLSGMVTQIDANWNFLDFAYHFTVFVFYFGAFLLEAAATSLHDLRCNMTVTVQPLLSDNQYNINVAATIFAFVTTACYGCSLGLALRRWRP; this is encoded by the exons ATGGCATCCAGCCAGGGAAATCTTTCTGGAAGACCTGCTACCAGCATTTACTTATCCAGAGAAAAT CTGTTCGGGGGCCTCGTCTGGATCTTGGTTGCCTCCTCCAACGTTCCTCTACCTCTGCTGCAAGGATGGGTCATGTTCGTGTCCGTGAcggcttttctcttttccctcctcttcctgggCCTGTTCCTGTCTGGCATGGTGACTCAGATCGATGCCAACTGGAACTTCCTG GATTTTGCATACCATTTTACAGTGTTCGTCTTCTACTTTGGAGCCTTCCTCCTGGAAGCCGCAGCCACATCCCTGCATGACCTGCGCTGCAACATGACGGTGACCGTGCAGCCGCTCTTGAGCGATAACCAGTATAACATAAACGTAGCAGCCACA atttttgcCTTTGTGACAACAGCTTGTTATGGTTGCAGTTTGGGTCTGGCTTTACGAAGATGGCGACCGTAA